One segment of Alnus glutinosa chromosome 2, dhAlnGlut1.1, whole genome shotgun sequence DNA contains the following:
- the LOC133861616 gene encoding transcription factor BEE 3-like: MAEFEKDLQCFKPSIPFSEMINQFIQPNASMMGNFNFTDSTVDNFLGYQQSENHAAGLLAHDLPGTSYSNCLNELPTVHTITSTRHVFHESKKRKVMELSTSSSESIPSTASRELKDNSNSAKKNSLEKGKKRSNEKEQDKQEEVIHVRAKRGQATDSHSLAERVRRQKINYKLRCLQDLVPGCHKAMGMAVMLDEIINYVHSLKNQVEFLSTELAAACSSYDLVSCTYETAKAKGTSSHQAHGVEYWGREQYGEHTRFHTAWPL, from the exons ATGGCTGAGTTTGAAAAAGATTTGCAATGTTTTAAACCCTCCATACCTTTCTCAGAAATGATAAACCAGTTCATTCAGCCAAATGCAAGCATGATGGGGAACTTCAATTTTACAGATTCCACAGTGGATAATTTCTTGGGCTACCAACAATCTGAAAATCATGCTGCAGGCTTATTGGCTCATGATCTTCCAGGTACTTCATATTCCAACTGCTTAAATGAATTGCCAACTGTCCATACCATCACTTCAACAAGACATGTTTTCCACGAGAGCAAGAAGAGAAAAGTAATGGAACTATCAACAAGCAGCTCAGAGAGCATTCCTTCAACAGCTTCTAGAGAGTTGAAAGACAATAGTAATTCTGCTAAAAAGAAT AGCTtagagaaaggaaagaaaaggagCAATGAGAAAGAACAGGACAAACAAGAGGAAGTCATTCATGTTAGAGCAAAAAGAGGCCAAGCTACTGATAGTCACAGTTTAGCAGAAAGG GTGAGAAGGCAGAAAATCAATTACAAGTTGAGATGCTTGCAAGACCTTGTTCCTGGATGCCACAAG GCAATGGGAATGGCGGTGATGTTGGATGAAATTATCAACTATGTGCATTCACTCAAGAATCAGGTTGAG TTTCTTTCCACGGAGCTTGCAGCTGCATGTTCTTCTTATGACCTGGTCTCCTGTACATATGAAACTGCAAAAGCAAAG GGGACAAGCTCACACCAGGCACACGGCGTGGAGTACTGGGGGAGGGAACAATATGGAGAGCATACTCGCTTCCACACAGCATGGCCACTGTGA